The Podarcis raffonei isolate rPodRaf1 chromosome 7, rPodRaf1.pri, whole genome shotgun sequence nucleotide sequence ggattcaaactgcctaccttctgatcggcaagtcctagaccctgtggtttaaccctcagtgccacccgcgtcactagagactaccttacactgcatttaaaaccaaaatcgcatttggagagaaactgtttctcaggcggctagtcctagtccctgtaccttcttccagaaggcagaagctgaaagagatcatttccggggtgcgcactatcctgcgttatctctgccgctttcttatggcacctggaagcgtagatttcatcaaaggtgggaagagggcacccaattattctctctgcagtctttacaaccctgggcaGCATATGCCagaggttatggagttatgcagtggttttttttctaaaaaaatgttgaggggtactctaattttcctactcatattgaaataatgcccctcaatgaggccaaatgtaTTAGATTcacataatgtttaggggtatgcgtactcctgcgtcccaccagaaaaaaagcagtggagttatgtgacccccgtgagccaaggatataagtaactctacaatctttagaaaacatctgtacagtggtatcttgggttaagaacttaattcgttctggaggtctgttcttaacctgaaactgttcttaacctgaagcaccattttagctaatggggcctcctgctgccaccgcggcgccaccggagcacgatttctgttctcatcctgaagcaaagttcttaacccgaggtaatatttctgggttaggggagtctgtaacctgaagtgtatgtaacctgaggtaccactgtatagctttatACAGTAAtgaagccaggcaaaagcattcacctttaataataataataataataataataataataataataataataataatttataccccgccctccccagccaaggccgggctcagagcggcttacaagcaataataaaaacaagttgaatgattacaacttaaaaacaaaattaaaatacaacattagaatactgaaacattaaaatattaaaatgtagccttattgcaggaggagaaggaaaggaaaaaagaaagagagggagggaatcaagttgattccaagccaaaggccaggcggaacaactcttgtcttacaggccctgcggaaagaaatcagatcctgcagggccctggtctcatgaggcagagcattccaccaggccggggccagtgctgaaaaggccctgcctctggttgaggctaatctgacttccttagggcccaagaCCTCTAGGGTGctgctgtttatggaccttgaggctctctgtggggcatactgggagaggcggtccagtaggtacaagggtcctaggcctttaaccaggcctttgagcaACTGTTATCCAATGCCTCTTgttaaatgtgttggggaggggaagagttaTCAGGTTGCTTGTATTTTgatttgtgtattttgtgtttttatactgtgcatttatcctgtgaactgcacctgagacctgcaggcatagggcggtgtacaaatttaataaataataataaataataacattctgTTTTTATGTtaagttggaagccgcccaaagtggtaATCTTTCGTAATATGGTGCTCTGtgggaggccaaaatttggcatctCAAAGGGATCTTCTGAATCATAGAAACGTACCGACCGACATTTATCTGATGGAaattgggacatcctattctataataataataataataataataataataataataataataataatttcattatttataacccgcccccATCTGAcgaggcactctgggtggcttccaacgtatttaatttttaatgttttattatgtttttatataacttccctgaacagggaagaTTGTATtgttatctccttgactcaggggttgcataactccataccctccaacattttctctgatgaaaatagggacatccaaaggaaaaacaggacattttgGGATATCCCAAATTGCAATACGGTATAATTTAATAtaagaaacaaatgaaacaatGAAAATACTGTGGCAGAACTACTGCAAGGCgttctatatagggctgcctctgaagacggtttggaaacttgagctggtgcagaattcagtggctagGTTGCTCACTGGACAGGCAAGACGGCTTGAGCATATTACAcagatcctggtccgactgcactagctaccaattagtttccaggtccaattcaaagttttgacctgtaaagccttaaatggctcaggaccccaatacctcaaggaccgtctctttccgtatgaacctacccggaccctgagatcatcttctgaggcccttcttcatgtgcctcttcctcgagagatctggagggtggcaacacgagaacggggccttctttgcagtggctccccccctgtggaatgctctctcccggGAAGTttgtctggcgccttcattatacacctttaggcaccaggcaaaacgttcctctttaaccaggcctttggttgatccgatttacatcctatgcccttttaaagtgtgttttttaatggggggccctattgggttgttgtttttatttttattagatattttatggttttatatcttgattttattctgtgaaccgtcctgagacccCTGGGGGgtaagggcggtatagaaattcaataagacaaacaaacaacagtGCTAAATGTTTAGGTTTAGTGAATTATTAGGATCTGAAGAACAATTTTTGCACCCACTCGGCCTGCCCTAGCCCTTGGACGGagccaggattctttttttttggggggggggttgcaggatTTTGTTTGGGGGGCAGATCCACAAATATCACGGAAAAGCACGCCATTATCTGaggtttagggacgcgggtggcactgtgggttaaaccacagagcctaggacttcccaatcggtggttcgaatccctgcgacggggtgagctcccattgctcggtccctgctcctgccaacccagcagttcgaaagcacgaagtaaaggtaaagggacccctgaccattaggtccagtcgtgaccgactctgcggttgtgcactcatctcgctctataggccgagggagccggcgtttgtccgcagacagcttccgggtcatgtggtcagcatgactaagctgcttctggcgaaccagagcagagcacggaaacgccgtttaccttcccaccggagcggtacctatttgtctacttgcactttgacgtgctttcgaactgctaggttggcaggagcagggaccgagcaacgggagctcaccccgtcgtggggatttgaactgccagccttctgatcagcaagtcctaggctctgtggtttaacccacagcgccacccgcgtcccacgaagtgcaagtagataaataggtaccactccggagggaaggtaaacggcatttccgtgcgctgctctggttcgccagaagcagctcagtcatgctggccacatgacctggaagctgtacgccggctccctcggccaataaagcgagatgagcaccgcaaccccagagtcgtccgccactggaccaaatggtcagcagtccttttacctttacctgaggttctgccccaaccccaaaagaagctcagcaactttggctgCCCCCCAAGAACCAAAACCCTGGCTAGGCTCATTCCCCCGCCCGGTTCCGACTCACCTTCCTGCGGCAGAGGATCTCGACGGCTTGCGCGGGGCTGGCCCCCACCACGTGCAGCCGGACGTGGAGCACGGCGCACACGAATCCGTCCCGTGCGCGCACGAAGCGCTGCTCCAGGACGAAGGCGCGCGCATCCCAGCCCAGCAGCCTGGTGCGCACGTCGAAGCGCTCGAGCAGGTGCAGCGAGCGGCGGTAGCGGCACGTCGAGGCGGCCAGCACCGTGTGCGCGCCCAAGCCCCGGACGGCGCGCAGGAGCCCGCAGCGGGTGAGGTGCGCCAGGCGCGCCAGGTCCGCCTCGCGCGGGTAGCGCGCGTTGTTCATGTGCACCAGGCAGTCCAGGTCCGACGGCAGCACCCGGCTGGCGAAGCTCTGCTCCTCCAGCAAGTCCCACACCGTGGGCAGCGCCCAGCGCGCGTACAGCAGCGTCACGGGCACCCGTAGCAGGTACCAGCCGTCCAGCAGGGCGAACAGGGCGGCCAAGGCCCCCAGAGCCCACGCCAGCTCCGCCATGGCGCAAAGGAAAGAGCTGGGCGCGCCGTCGAGGCGGTGCTTGCAGAGGAAACCGGCTGCGCGCGTGGGAAGCTGCGCTTGCAGCCGTCTTGCAAAGCCGGCGCCGGGGAGCGAAGGTCACCGGcacggctcctcctcctcttccttccgcCGTCTTCCGCCCTCCTCCTCCATTGCGCGCCCAGCCGCCTCTCCGGCTTCCTGCGCAGGTTCAGCGTCTTCCTCGGCCGGCCTTATGTAACGATGATGCTGCTTGCTCGCTTGCACGAgtctgctggacagctcccccTTGCGCGCCGCCAGCTCTctgcaaaattattatttttattttttcaacagTTAAATGCCATGCAAAGAGACACCTTCCAGGAATTTTATAATATGTGAAATTTATCATATGCCTTTTCTTGTGCTTGTGCTGTTTagccatttttttattattacttaggTTGTTAATAGAAGGTGATTGTTTtactacccagaccctgagatcatctcttttgtttaaaaaacattattttaattgatttcccaataaaaacagccaatcaacatatccacatcataatccaattaaaaacaagaaactaaaatttaaaaaagactaaattgtaatccaaatggtaaTTATTGATTTTTCGGGACTCCCCATAGCCTGGACCTCTGAGGCATATCTCCAAGTCTTCAGTCCTGCCTCTTCtcgttgttttcatattttccaccTTCTGGTCTTAACGCTTTAAAGTTcttgaccctgagatcatcttctgaggcccttcttcgtgtgcctcctcctcgagaggtccgaagggtggcaacacaagagcagggccttctctgtggtggctccctgtctgtggaatgcgctccccagggaagtttgcctggagccttcattatacacctttatgctccaggcaaaagcgttcctttttaaccaggcctttggttgacctgattgacatcctatacccttttaaaacgTGGCACTTTTTGGGGGGATGTTATTgagttattgtttttattcttattttatatattgcgatcttttctgtgaaccaccctgagatgtctgggtacagggcggtatataaattcaacaaacaaataataaaaataaatactgatTATTCTTGTCATTGTTTTACTGAAGATttgttaattgttttaaatggtttatgTTGTGATTGTGATGTGCTATGATGTTATCATTCATTGtatgtaagctgctttgtgactcgtgtgagtgaaaagcagcataaaagagcagtttaaaaatacaacattttaCAAGATACAATCTACAATTGTAGATTTACAATTTACAATTACAATTTACAATTTACAAGATACAATCATTATAAGAACAAGCCAGAATAAGAGCCGGGAGACAAGAGTCGCTGAACAGCAGGTTAAAACAACTAGAATTATAAGTATTACTAAAGCAATCCTGTTGAAAACTGGGGGGAAAGAGTCATGTTTCTGAAACACAAGATTTCATCAACGGAATAGTAATTGTGCCTCTATAAGGTTTGCATAGAAATATaagcattgaaatgaaatgaagaaacgTGGACCCCTTTCTTTAACGATGTTAATGACCAAAATCAAGAGACCTTGTTATATCAATAGCTCCATCTTCTCAGTGGAGAGGTTACATTAAGTAATATGTTCGAATGTTGAATgtgttgcgtgtgtgtgtgatgatGGATACAGAACATAATGTGATCGACAGAcggaattctttaaaaaacacttttattTAAATCCTTAAAACAGCCAATTCTAACAAATAAGGTAGACTAAAACATCGGTTTACAAATGCTAACAGCATTGCAACAAGAAAGGGGCAAGTGCTGTAGGAGCAGaaagatatttatttattcgCAAACCATTCTCAGTTCTCAAGCACCGCCCGTCTCCCGAGTGATCCCTCTTACGCTGTACTTGAGGCGCTCAGACTCCACTTGCGGTTCAGGGGTCCTGCCATCGCAAGCCCACCCTGTAAAACAATTCTTCCATGTCTTTTCAGGGACAGCTGGAGCGTCCCTGTCACAACCTCCTGTTTCAGAAATCCTTCTCTTCCAGAAATCAGATTGCAAAATGTCGTTTCCTTCCATTGCTAATGTCTTTAAATCACACCACTTGGTTAGGGAGGAAGCAAAATTATAAACCCTGGTTTATTTATTGCTAAGGACATCTAGCACTCTAGGCATGCAAAATGGTTTTGCAATCCTGATCTGGCccatcctcgcaacaaccctgtagGCCTTAAAATAATTTTTAGCGTTTTTAACTGCAAAGCAGGTTACAGGCTGAAGGTGTGCTGGGTGGTGATTATACAGCCCTGATATTCACTCTCTTGTGCAATTATTTCCCTGAAGTTTTCTTGACCCCTTGACGTCCGTTTGAAGGAAGAACGGCAACAAACCTTTGGAAGCAGTCTGGAAATTGCTGAAGTTTTCCTGCTCTAGATTACATGGCCaagttcccccccccttcccctcttctGTTCCCTGGGCGATGTTCCTCCAAAATCCACCCGCCCTCTTCCTGAAGCCTTACAGTCTGGTCCACAGGAGGCCGAAAGCGAGGGTAGTTATAAAAGCCGTGGCAGAGATTGCGGCTCTGGCCTGTTGCCCGGAGCCAATGTTGCAGAGGTCGGTGTCACAACAGTAGACCGGGCGAGTTTCACCGATCCCATCTGGCTCCGAAGGCACGCATTTTTTGGCGCAGGATTTGGTGACGGTGATGTTGCCGAAAAAGGGGTATCCTGGAGGGAGAATGAGAGAAGGTGGAGAAGGGAGGCTTTTCAGTGATGCTGCTTTGTTCTTCaaggtagctcagtcggtagagcatgagactctcaatctcggGGACATGGGTTCGAgactcacgttgggcaaaaatatccctgcactgcagagggttcgGCTGGATGACCcatgtgttcccttccaactctacaattctgtgattttatgaaaTATCCTGGTTCCTGTTGTTAGGGATGTTGGGAAGCCGTTCTTTGATTAGCCGACGGCATGCCAAATGTCCCGGATGACCTATCTGAGGCCGGCTAATAAACAGGAGCTAATAAACAGGAGATGCACTCCTGATGGCTGAAAATCTCTCTGCAACCTTGGAATGCAATGCACACCATAGTTTGGGACGTTGACACTCCCTTGGGCatggggaggcagagaaagacTGAGATAAGGGTGCATTGGCGAAAGCATCCCAGGTATGCGCTGGCTCAGTTGTCAAGGCCATGTGTGCCTAGCTTGAatattaaaggtacccctgaccgactctagggttgcgcgctcatctcgctcaagaggctgggagccggtgcttgtccgcagacagcttccgggtcacgtggccagcgtgactaagccacttctggtgaaccagcgcatcacatggaaacgccatttagcttcccgctggagagcggtccctatttatctacttgcactttgaggggctttcgaactgctaggttggcaggagcagggaccgagcaacgggagctcaccctgtcacggggattcaaaccgccgacctttcgatcagcaagtcctaggctctgtggtttaacccacagcgccacccgcgtccctagcttgAATATTAGGGGGTGCAATCACAAGTGggcttaaaatatataaattgatTAATTAATCACTTAGAGCTTCTTACACTCGTTACGAGCTCCTGTAGTGCTCCACTCTcataattttttaatatttatgattttcagttttatacatttcaataattttaccttcattttaacattttagaaCTTGACTTCctcctttctgcagttccttaaatttatttttaatattttccgcatatccaaattaacttaatttgacCGTTTATTCATCACCTTTAAATATATaataactgcaggttattacaataatcctgccaatgtactTATCTGTTTAcaggttgttgtttattttttgtaaatattcaataaaccattttccatttgttttataaaaagtttgccgtcttgatttcttatttaacCAGTGTCGTAATGAacatcattacatttatatcacaACTTAGGTAGGCTAAGCCgagagacaatgactggcccaaggtcacccagtgagtggggacttgaacccccgcctcccaggtcccagtccaacactctaaccactccacCCCACTACCCTTCAATGAAGGCAGGCAACACAGTTCGTGAAACTGCCCTCTTCTGTTGAGATGAACAGATCCCTCCCAGAGTGGATCACTTGCATGCAGCCAGTGGCTGCAGGATCAAGGAAGATACCCCGAGTTCCAGTGATTTTGAAT carries:
- the THEM6 gene encoding protein THEM6, encoding MAELAWALGALAALFALLDGWYLLRVPVTLLYARWALPTVWDLLEEQSFASRVLPSDLDCLVHMNNARYPREADLARLAHLTRCGLLRAVRGLGAHTVLAASTCRYRRSLHLLERFDVRTRLLGWDARAFVLEQRFVRARDGFVCAVLHVRLHVVGASPAQAVEILCRRKVESPELPEEILHWLKYNEVNSQKLRAESDLQENNKEE
- the LOC128417013 gene encoding ly6/PLAUR domain-containing protein 2-like, translated to MKAFLAVALAFLASLQLGLCLQCYNCQDPTDLSNCLTFVNCSADSTHCKITVHSVDSGYPFFGNITVTKSCAKKCVPSEPDGIGETRPVYCCDTDLCNIGSGQQARAAISATAFITTLAFGLLWTRL